A stretch of the Gossypium hirsutum isolate 1008001.06 chromosome D07, Gossypium_hirsutum_v2.1, whole genome shotgun sequence genome encodes the following:
- the LOC107954625 gene encoding serine/threonine protein phosphatase 2A regulatory subunit B''alpha isoform X1, producing the protein MALSIKMDIDAVEDVTCLDPELLQLPDVSPFALKASPQLVEDLFSQWLSLPGTGHLVKSLIDDAKSGTIVNASTNFSTLNAVGSHSLPSMFPSSNAPPLSPRSSSGSPRTSRQKSSPSALGSPLKLVSEPMQEIIPQFYFQNGCPPTKELKEQCLSQINRLFNNPLNGLQIDEFKAVTKEVCKLPSFLSSALFRKIDVDWTGIVTRDAFVKYWVDGNMLTMDIATQIFEILKRPGCKYLTQVDFKPVLRELLATHPGLEFLRNTPEFQDRYAETVIYRIFYHINRSGNGRLTLRELKRGSLVAAMQHADEEEDINKILRYFSYEHFYVIYCKFWELDTDHDFFIDRENLIRYGNHALTYRIVDRIFSQAPRKFTSEVEGKMGYEDFVYFMLSEEDKSSQPSLEYWFKCIDLDGNGVLTPNEMQFFYEEQLHRMECMAQEPVLFEDILCQIIDMIAPEVKATFFLITVISFYLLVSYYFDLTHDNLQREYCITLQDLKRCKLSGNVFNILFNLNKFVAFESRDPFLIRQEREEPTLTEWDRFAHREYIRLSMEEDVEDASNGSAEVWDESLEAPF; encoded by the exons ATGGCATTATCTATAAAGATGGATATTGATGCAGTGGAGGATGTTACTTGTTTGGACCCTGAGCTTTTGCAGCTTCCTGATGTTTCTCCATTTGCACTAAAAGCCAGTCCTCAACTTGTCGAGGACTTGTTCTCTCAGTGGCTTTCGCTTCCTGGGACCGGCCATCTG GTGAAATCTTTGATTGATGATGCAAAGTCAGGGACAATAGTTAACGCTTCTACAAACTTTTCTACTCTAAATGCTGTTGGGAGCCATTCGTTGCCTTCCATGTTTCCAAGTAGCAATGCACCTCCACTTTCTCCAAGAAGCTCATCTGGTTCTCCTCGCACGTCAAGGCAGAAGTCCAGCCCTTCTGCTCTTGGCTCTCCATTGAAATTAGTTAGTGAACCAATGCAAGAAATCATTCCACAG TTTTATTTCCAAAATGGTTGTCCACCAACCAAGGAATTGAAAGAACAATGTCTTTCTCAAATTAATCGCCTTTTTAATAATCCTCTAAATGGATTGCAAATAGATG AGTTTAAAGCAGTGACAAAGGAAGTTTGCAAGCTACCATCTTTCCTCTCTTCTGCACTTTTTAGAAAAATAGATGTAGACTGGACCGGAATAGTGACCAG AGATGCTTTCGTTAAGTATTGGGTTGATGGAAATATGCTGACGATGGATATAGCAACTCAAATATTTGAAATTCTTAAGCGTCCAGGCTGCAAGTACCTCACTCAG GTTGACTTCAAACCTGTTCTTCGAGAACTTTTGGCAACCCATCCAGGATTAGAATTCCTGCGAAACACGCCTGAATTTCAAGATAGATACG CTGAAACTGTCATATACAGAATATTTTATCACATCAATAGATCGGGAAATGGCCGTCTTACCCTCAGGGAGCTCAAAAGAGGAAGTCTGGTTGCTGCCATGCAACATGCAGATGAGGAAGAGGACATTAACAAAATCCTTAG GTACTTCTCATATGAACATTTCTATGTTATATACTGTAAGTTTTGGGAGTTGGACACGGACCATGATTTCTTCATCGACAGAGAAAATCTCATTAGATATGGCAATCATGCCCTTACCTACAGGATTGTTGATAGAATATTTTCACAG GCTCCACGAAAATTTACTAGTGAGGTGGAAGGGAAGATGGGTTATGAGGACTTTGTCTACTTCATGCTTTCGGAGGAGGACAAATCATCTCAGCCTAGTCTTGAGTATTG GTTTAAGTGCATAGATTTGGATGGAAATGGTGTGCTGACGCCAAATGAAATGCAATTTTTCTATGAGGAGCAGCTGCATCGAATGGAATGCATGGCCCAAGAACCTGTGCTCTTTGAGGACATATTGTGTCAAATAATTGACATGATTGCTCCTGAGGTTAAAGCTACTTTCTTTCTAATAACCGTGATTTCATTCTACTTGCTTGTTTCATACTATTTTGATTTAACTCACGATAATTTGCAGAGAGAATATTGCATCACGCTACAGGATTTGAAAAGATGCAAACTTTCAGGAAATGTTTTTAACATCCTTTTCAATCTTAATAAGTTTGTGGCTTTCGAAAGCCGTGATCCATTCCTCATACGGCAG GAACGCGAGGAACCAACTTTGACAGAGTGGGATCGCTTTGCACATAGAGAGTATATCAGGCTTTCAATGGAAGAAGATGTTGAAGATGCTTCGAATGGGAGTGCTGAAGTATGGGATGAGTCGCTTGAAGctccattttaa
- the LOC107954625 gene encoding serine/threonine protein phosphatase 2A regulatory subunit B''alpha isoform X2, with amino-acid sequence MALSIKMDIDAVEDVTCLDPELLQLPDVSPFALKASPQLVEDLFSQWLSLPGTGHLVKSLIDDAKSGTIVNASTNFSTLNAVGSHSLPSMFPSSNAPPLSPRSSSGSPRTSRQKSSPSALGSPLKLVSEPMQEIIPQFYFQNGCPPTKELKEQCLSQINRLFNNPLNGLQIDEFKAVTKEVCKLPSFLSSALFRKIDVDWTGIVTRDAFVKYWVDGNMLTMDIATQIFEILKRPGCKYLTQVDFKPVLRELLATHPGLEFLRNTPEFQDRYAETVIYRIFYHINRSGNGRLTLRELKRGSLVAAMQHADEEEDINKILRYFSYEHFYVIYCKFWELDTDHDFFIDRENLIRYGNHALTYRIVDRIFSQAPRKFTSEVEGKMGYEDFVYFMLSEEDKSSQPSLEYWFKCIDLDGNGVLTPNEMQFFYEEQLHRMECMAQEPVLFEDILCQIIDMIAPEREYCITLQDLKRCKLSGNVFNILFNLNKFVAFESRDPFLIRQEREEPTLTEWDRFAHREYIRLSMEEDVEDASNGSAEVWDESLEAPF; translated from the exons ATGGCATTATCTATAAAGATGGATATTGATGCAGTGGAGGATGTTACTTGTTTGGACCCTGAGCTTTTGCAGCTTCCTGATGTTTCTCCATTTGCACTAAAAGCCAGTCCTCAACTTGTCGAGGACTTGTTCTCTCAGTGGCTTTCGCTTCCTGGGACCGGCCATCTG GTGAAATCTTTGATTGATGATGCAAAGTCAGGGACAATAGTTAACGCTTCTACAAACTTTTCTACTCTAAATGCTGTTGGGAGCCATTCGTTGCCTTCCATGTTTCCAAGTAGCAATGCACCTCCACTTTCTCCAAGAAGCTCATCTGGTTCTCCTCGCACGTCAAGGCAGAAGTCCAGCCCTTCTGCTCTTGGCTCTCCATTGAAATTAGTTAGTGAACCAATGCAAGAAATCATTCCACAG TTTTATTTCCAAAATGGTTGTCCACCAACCAAGGAATTGAAAGAACAATGTCTTTCTCAAATTAATCGCCTTTTTAATAATCCTCTAAATGGATTGCAAATAGATG AGTTTAAAGCAGTGACAAAGGAAGTTTGCAAGCTACCATCTTTCCTCTCTTCTGCACTTTTTAGAAAAATAGATGTAGACTGGACCGGAATAGTGACCAG AGATGCTTTCGTTAAGTATTGGGTTGATGGAAATATGCTGACGATGGATATAGCAACTCAAATATTTGAAATTCTTAAGCGTCCAGGCTGCAAGTACCTCACTCAG GTTGACTTCAAACCTGTTCTTCGAGAACTTTTGGCAACCCATCCAGGATTAGAATTCCTGCGAAACACGCCTGAATTTCAAGATAGATACG CTGAAACTGTCATATACAGAATATTTTATCACATCAATAGATCGGGAAATGGCCGTCTTACCCTCAGGGAGCTCAAAAGAGGAAGTCTGGTTGCTGCCATGCAACATGCAGATGAGGAAGAGGACATTAACAAAATCCTTAG GTACTTCTCATATGAACATTTCTATGTTATATACTGTAAGTTTTGGGAGTTGGACACGGACCATGATTTCTTCATCGACAGAGAAAATCTCATTAGATATGGCAATCATGCCCTTACCTACAGGATTGTTGATAGAATATTTTCACAG GCTCCACGAAAATTTACTAGTGAGGTGGAAGGGAAGATGGGTTATGAGGACTTTGTCTACTTCATGCTTTCGGAGGAGGACAAATCATCTCAGCCTAGTCTTGAGTATTG GTTTAAGTGCATAGATTTGGATGGAAATGGTGTGCTGACGCCAAATGAAATGCAATTTTTCTATGAGGAGCAGCTGCATCGAATGGAATGCATGGCCCAAGAACCTGTGCTCTTTGAGGACATATTGTGTCAAATAATTGACATGATTGCTCCTGAG AGAGAATATTGCATCACGCTACAGGATTTGAAAAGATGCAAACTTTCAGGAAATGTTTTTAACATCCTTTTCAATCTTAATAAGTTTGTGGCTTTCGAAAGCCGTGATCCATTCCTCATACGGCAG GAACGCGAGGAACCAACTTTGACAGAGTGGGATCGCTTTGCACATAGAGAGTATATCAGGCTTTCAATGGAAGAAGATGTTGAAGATGCTTCGAATGGGAGTGCTGAAGTATGGGATGAGTCGCTTGAAGctccattttaa
- the LOC107954626 gene encoding piriformospora indica-insensitive protein 2 has product MQWQVPINQKTKSPSFRFHPNQPNIPPKQHCLVFSLFSSTPRKKTMTVVSIFKLALFFTLTSTLVTISLQQEQPLLLNSAEQDSVYQVLSSINSATNWRTLFPDDLCSYPPHGVVCDYFTDPTTKNVTVHVTELSFGYVSDFTPNPSCSPNSTFSPLLFTSFKHLRKLFFYQCFTQTQAFVPVIPTTFGSSLEELVFINNPAFVGPLSGITGNFTSLRRLVLSGNGIHGAIPNAIGDLANIEEITLSRNKLSGKVSVNLCKLKKLKILDLSGNGFHGNVPSSVGNLTHLLKLDLSSNGFSGKIPESLSNLQALDFLDLSFNRFGNFGVPLFLAAMPRLKEVHLSGNLLGGEIPEIWGNLGGILGVGFSNMGLVGEIPASMGLHLRNLCYLGLDNNKLNGKVPEEFGFLEFVNEINLENNNLSGKLPFSANFTAKVGEKLRLKGNPELCVDEKLSHRESVGELKKCSKPDIPNPVLFIGVSHSGLLSSSSSFLVLLLFWGLWILLA; this is encoded by the coding sequence ATGCAATGGCAAGTGCCAATAAACCAAAAAACAAAATCCCCTTCTTTTCGCTTCCATCCCAACCAACCTAACATCCCCCCCAAACAACACTGCTtggttttctctcttttttcttccaCTCCCAGGAAAAAAACCATGACTGTTGTTTCTATTTTCAAGCTGGCTCTTTTCTTCACTCTTACATCCACTCTAGTTACTATTTCATTGCAGCAGGAGCAACCTCTCCTCCTCAACTCGGCTGAGCAGGACTCAGTTTACCAAGTTCTCTCCTCCATCAACTCAGCCACCAATTGGCGCACTCTCTTCCCTGACGACCTCTGCTCTTACCCTCCTCACGGCGTTGTTTGTGATTATTTCACCGACCCAACAACGAAGAACGTTACGGTCCATGTCACGGAACTGAGTTTCGGGTACGTTTCCGATTTTACACCAAACCCTTCTTGCTCTCCAAACTCCACTTTCAGCCCTCTCCTCTTCACTTCCTTCAAACATCTACGCAAGCTTTTCTTCTACCAATGCTTCACCCAAACCCAAGCTTTTGTCCCCGTTATCCCCACAACTTTCGGCTCCTCTCTTGAAGAGCTTGTGTTTATAAACAACCCAGCTTTTGTTGGTCCTCTCAGTGGTATCACCGGAAATTTCACAAGTTTGAGGAGGTTGGTTTTGTCCGGAAATGGAATTCATGGGGCTATCCCAAATGCAATCGGTGATTTGGCTAACATTGAAGAGATAACACTGTCGAGAAACAAGCTTAGTGGAAAGGTTTCTGTTAATCTGTGTAAGCTAAAGAAGCTGAAAATTCTCGACTTGAGTGGCAATGGATTCCATGGAAATGTGCCTTCTTCTGTAGGTAATCTCACTCACCTTTTGAAGCTGGACTTGAGTTCAAATGGGTTTTCTGGTAAGATCCCAGAGAGCTTGAGCAACTTACAAGCTCTGGATTTCTTGGATTTGAGTTTTAACCGTTTTGGAAACTTTGGGGTTCCTTTGTTTCTTGCTGCAATGCCCAGATTGAAGGAGGTGCATTTGAGTGGGAATTTACTAGGAGGGGAGATTCCGGAAATTTGGGGCAATCTAGGGGGTATTTTGGGGGTAGGATTTTCAAACATGGGATTGGTTGGTGAAATCCCAGCTTCCATGGGGTTGCATTTGAGGAACTTGTGCTATCTAGGCCTTGATAACAACAAGCTTAACGGGAAAGTACCTGAGGAGTTTGGGTTTCTGGAGTTTGTGAATGAAATCAATTTGGAAAACAACAATCTAAGTGGAAAACTTCCCTTTTCTGCTAACTTCACTGCTAAAGTTGGTGAAAAGTTAAGGTTAAAAGGCAATCCAGAACTGTGCGTTGATGAGAAATTGAGCCATCGTGAAAGCGTTGGGGAACTGAAGAAATGCAGCAAGCCAGACATTCCCAATCCAGTCCTCTTCATTGGGGTTTCTCATTCTGGGCTGttatcatcttcatcatctttCCTTGTTTTATTGCTGTTTTGGGGTCTCTGGATACTTTTGGCTTGA
- the LOC107956141 gene encoding rRNA biogenesis protein rrp36-like: MGGIDIDLNITPDIDVVGGEEEGDSNHWDEEVDSDGDPELDDVPDDIDDEDVNNDGNIDASSVGEQMRFSSIQKVGLTHRITLSNLPIVKLSGRSKHAEHDEANSRVHTSEHVTSSNIPIPPTQEQELKNMFFGFMNQWFNEFMQERNQAQQPPPHTVPFVEPPIAPPPPPVIESSKRTLIEKLRKCGTEEFRGRLDDDPVKVEY, encoded by the exons atgGGTGGGATCGATATCGATCTGAATATTACACCcgatattgatgtggttggtggtgaagaagaaggTGATAGCAATCATTGGgatgaagaggtcgatagtgacggTGATCCCGAATTGGACGATGTAcctgatgatattgacgatgaagatgtcAACAACGATGGAAACATTGACGCTTCTTCGGTCGGGGAGCAAATGCG attttcgAGTATTCAGAAGGTTGGATTAACGCAtcgaatcacactatccaacttgcCG attgtaaagTTGTCAGGTAGATCTAAACATGCTGAACATGATGAGGCCAATAGTAGAGTACATACATCTGAACATGTGACAAGTAGTAACATCCCAATTCCTCCGACTCAAGAACAAGAACTTAAAAACATGTTCTTTGGATTTATGAATCAATGGTTTAATGAATTTATGCAAGAGAGAAATCAGGCTCAACAACCTCCTCCCCATACTGTACCATTTGTAGAGCCTCCGATTGCACCTCCACCTCCTCCAGTAATTGAATCAAGTAAACGTACTCTGATAGAAAAACTTAGGAAGTGTGGGACCGAAGAATTTAGAGGTAGGTTAGATGATGATCCTGTCAAAGTTGAGTATTGA
- the LOC107956142 gene encoding non-structural maintenance of chromosomes element 4 homolog B isoform X2 — MSNELKQWKPMVTRKRAVRPTDTSRPDEVDETGAEEKTDTDRNMAVMFEISRRKRQVKLESLILNRSSFAQTVENLFALSFLVKDGRAEIVVHGSGSHIVSPKNAPAASSIASGEAAYSHFVFRFDFKDWKIKCLEENTNMMKMFQQSQHSPS, encoded by the exons ATGAGTAATGAGTTAAAGCAATGGAAGCCTATGGTTACTAGAAAGCGTGCTGTCAGACCAACTGATACTAGTCGGCCTGATGAG GTTGATGAAACTGGTGCTGAAGAGAAAACTGATACTGACAGGAATATGGCAGTGATGTttgaaatttcaaggagaaagagACAAGTGAAACTTGAAAGTTTGATCTTGAATAGAAGTTCATTTGCACAGACTGTCGAGAATTTATTTGCTCTTTCATTCTTAGTTAAAGATGGAAGAGCCGAAATAGTGGTGCATGGATCTGGTTCTCATATTGTTT CACCTAAAAATGCCCCTGCTGCCTCGTCCATAGCAAGTGGTGAGGCTGCTTACAGCCATTTTGTGTTCAGATTCGACTTTAAGGACTGGAAG ataaaatgcctagaagaaaatacaaatatgatgaagatgtttcagcaatcgcaacattcgccgtcatag
- the LOC107956142 gene encoding non-structural maintenance of chromosomes element 4 homolog B isoform X4 → MSNELKQWKPMVTRKRAVRPTDTSRPDEVDETGAEEKTDTDRNMAVMFEISRRKRQVKLESLILNRSSFAQTVENLFALSFLVKDGRAEIVVHGSGSHIVSPKNAPAASSIASGEAAYSHFVFRFDFKDWKDLFRN, encoded by the exons ATGAGTAATGAGTTAAAGCAATGGAAGCCTATGGTTACTAGAAAGCGTGCTGTCAGACCAACTGATACTAGTCGGCCTGATGAG GTTGATGAAACTGGTGCTGAAGAGAAAACTGATACTGACAGGAATATGGCAGTGATGTttgaaatttcaaggagaaagagACAAGTGAAACTTGAAAGTTTGATCTTGAATAGAAGTTCATTTGCACAGACTGTCGAGAATTTATTTGCTCTTTCATTCTTAGTTAAAGATGGAAGAGCCGAAATAGTGGTGCATGGATCTGGTTCTCATATTGTTT CACCTAAAAATGCCCCTGCTGCCTCGTCCATAGCAAGTGGTGAGGCTGCTTACAGCCATTTTGTGTTCAGATTCGACTTTAAGGACTGGAAG GATTTGTTTCGAAATTGA
- the LOC107956142 gene encoding non-structural maintenance of chromosomes element 4 homolog A isoform X1, producing MSNELKQWKPMVTRKRAVRPTDTSRPDEVDETGAEEKTDTDRNMAVMFEISRRKRQVKLESLILNRSSFAQTVENLFALSFLVKDGRAEIVVHGSGSHIVSPKNAPAASSIASGEAAYSHFVFRFDFKDWKVWNVLSSYIIPILQELLSIMFSQYS from the exons ATGAGTAATGAGTTAAAGCAATGGAAGCCTATGGTTACTAGAAAGCGTGCTGTCAGACCAACTGATACTAGTCGGCCTGATGAG GTTGATGAAACTGGTGCTGAAGAGAAAACTGATACTGACAGGAATATGGCAGTGATGTttgaaatttcaaggagaaagagACAAGTGAAACTTGAAAGTTTGATCTTGAATAGAAGTTCATTTGCACAGACTGTCGAGAATTTATTTGCTCTTTCATTCTTAGTTAAAGATGGAAGAGCCGAAATAGTGGTGCATGGATCTGGTTCTCATATTGTTT CACCTAAAAATGCCCCTGCTGCCTCGTCCATAGCAAGTGGTGAGGCTGCTTACAGCCATTTTGTGTTCAGATTCGACTTTAAGGACTGGAAGGTATGGAATGTGCTATCATCATATATAATCCCAATATTGCAAGAACTATTGAGTATTATGTTCAGTcaatattcttaa
- the LOC107956142 gene encoding non-structural maintenance of chromosomes element 4 homolog A isoform X3, translating into MKSTTYINKVDETGAEEKTDTDRNMAVMFEISRRKRQVKLESLILNRSSFAQTVENLFALSFLVKDGRAEIVVHGSGSHIVSPKNAPAASSIASGEAAYSHFVFRFDFKDWKVWNVLSSYIIPILQELLSIMFSQYS; encoded by the exons ATGAAGTCGACAACTTACATCAACAAG GTTGATGAAACTGGTGCTGAAGAGAAAACTGATACTGACAGGAATATGGCAGTGATGTttgaaatttcaaggagaaagagACAAGTGAAACTTGAAAGTTTGATCTTGAATAGAAGTTCATTTGCACAGACTGTCGAGAATTTATTTGCTCTTTCATTCTTAGTTAAAGATGGAAGAGCCGAAATAGTGGTGCATGGATCTGGTTCTCATATTGTTT CACCTAAAAATGCCCCTGCTGCCTCGTCCATAGCAAGTGGTGAGGCTGCTTACAGCCATTTTGTGTTCAGATTCGACTTTAAGGACTGGAAGGTATGGAATGTGCTATCATCATATATAATCCCAATATTGCAAGAACTATTGAGTATTATGTTCAGTcaatattcttaa